A window of Leptospira stimsonii contains these coding sequences:
- a CDS encoding LA_2478/LA_2722/LA_4182 family protein, with protein MKSLRAKNLILLLFLFPLFFTCRKGPSISKEEVQKLSKDYFTRLCTKTAECASRYLETLPASEKPSENSAYSVDQCMEEQKDQNILPDEYEKVTDAQIAKVKVCMEELLKVPCEEMEGGGIPSCQELFQSSKDE; from the coding sequence ATGAAATCATTACGTGCGAAAAATTTAATCCTCCTTCTTTTTCTATTCCCCCTTTTTTTTACATGTAGAAAAGGGCCTTCCATTTCCAAAGAAGAGGTTCAAAAGCTAAGCAAAGATTACTTCACTCGTCTTTGCACAAAAACGGCGGAATGTGCGAGTCGTTATCTCGAAACTCTACCCGCTTCCGAAAAGCCTTCAGAGAATTCGGCTTACTCCGTCGATCAGTGTATGGAAGAACAAAAAGACCAGAACATTCTTCCGGACGAATACGAGAAGGTAACAGACGCACAAATTGCCAAGGTGAAAGTGTGCATGGAAGAACTCCTCAAGGTTCCTTGCGAAGAGATGGAAGGAGGCGGAATCCCCTCCTGTCAAGAGCTCTTTCAATCCTCTAAAGACGAATAA
- the ccoS gene encoding cbb3-type cytochrome oxidase assembly protein CcoS: MNALYLTIPLAMLIALGALIVFFWSLKSGQYEDIEGPKYRMLFDDEDENQPTPKTGEHRHAE, translated from the coding sequence ATGAACGCACTCTATCTCACGATTCCTCTCGCAATGCTCATAGCGCTCGGAGCGCTGATCGTTTTTTTTTGGTCCTTAAAATCCGGTCAATACGAGGACATCGAAGGACCGAAATACAGGATGCTTTTTGACGACGAAGACGAGAATCAGCCGACCCCAAAAACGGGAGAACACAGACATGCAGAGTGA
- a CDS encoding DUF342 domain-containing protein, with product MSDSLKNFTDSLLKDLEENENAFFKIENEDGLAYLSVFPAGKKGKSVDSKEILRRIELFQISEISHTIIKELVLKSDGLPHLIGKWPGKPESSRIEIEISDDKMKAFILFHPPKYGGKILSSEQIKESIQLRGIAYGVLQEIIDRISIEPEYGKKIQIAEGTAPVPGKNGDIRILFIHPAIPHLEEDQFGRVDFKNIQIIQSVSKDQKLAEKISPTPGKEGKNVFGEILPYEPGKEADWKLGANVRLSLDGNTVHSLISGRPILDRQGTIRVDEVCHLENVDFSTGNVSFPGTIIVEGSIADGFTLETEGSIIVKKSVGKVFLKAAGDIVLSGGFMGRNGGLIESGADIYTRFVEQGRLIAKNTIFIEEASMHSELVAGESVVIRGGRGELIGGTCVAGKAVVCTKLGAIAETKTSVSVGIRPELLEDLEKLRTEVQKNQDILKKVELSLVKLNEDSQRRQLTSEEKESLPKLTAIKLKYSGILNNLLGQEQSMIMGFEPDKDSYVEVEQEIFPGVDIYPGKGKNFKVRLKEIPGPSFVFLGNDGNPQITKVRPKRLGILQEET from the coding sequence ATGAGCGACTCTCTCAAGAATTTCACCGATTCTCTATTGAAGGATCTGGAAGAAAACGAAAACGCATTCTTCAAAATCGAAAATGAAGACGGACTCGCCTATCTCTCCGTGTTTCCCGCCGGTAAAAAAGGGAAATCGGTGGATTCCAAAGAGATTCTAAGAAGAATCGAACTCTTTCAGATCTCGGAAATTTCCCACACAATCATCAAGGAATTGGTGCTCAAATCGGACGGGCTTCCTCATCTTATCGGAAAATGGCCGGGAAAACCGGAAAGCTCTCGAATCGAGATCGAGATTTCGGATGATAAGATGAAAGCTTTTATTCTTTTTCATCCTCCGAAATACGGCGGAAAAATATTGAGTTCCGAGCAGATCAAAGAATCCATTCAACTGAGAGGAATCGCTTACGGCGTTCTCCAAGAAATCATCGATCGGATTTCGATCGAACCCGAATATGGAAAGAAAATTCAGATCGCGGAAGGAACGGCGCCGGTCCCCGGAAAAAACGGAGATATTCGAATTCTTTTCATCCACCCAGCGATTCCTCATCTGGAAGAAGACCAATTCGGTCGGGTAGATTTTAAGAATATTCAAATCATTCAAAGTGTTTCGAAGGATCAAAAACTCGCGGAAAAAATTTCGCCCACACCGGGAAAGGAAGGAAAGAATGTCTTTGGAGAAATTCTTCCATACGAACCTGGAAAGGAAGCGGACTGGAAACTCGGAGCGAACGTTAGACTCTCTTTGGACGGAAACACGGTTCATTCTCTCATCAGCGGAAGGCCCATCTTAGATCGACAAGGAACCATTCGAGTCGACGAGGTCTGTCACTTGGAAAACGTAGACTTCTCCACGGGAAACGTGAGTTTCCCCGGAACGATCATCGTAGAAGGCTCCATCGCCGACGGATTTACTCTGGAAACGGAAGGTTCCATCATCGTTAAAAAATCGGTCGGCAAAGTTTTTCTCAAGGCCGCAGGAGATATCGTTTTGTCCGGAGGCTTCATGGGAAGAAACGGCGGATTGATAGAATCCGGAGCCGACATCTACACTCGTTTTGTGGAACAAGGACGTTTGATCGCGAAAAACACGATCTTTATCGAAGAGGCTTCGATGCATTCCGAGCTCGTGGCGGGAGAATCCGTCGTGATCCGAGGAGGACGCGGAGAATTGATCGGAGGAACCTGCGTCGCGGGAAAGGCTGTCGTCTGCACGAAGTTAGGCGCCATTGCCGAAACGAAAACGTCCGTTTCCGTGGGAATCCGTCCGGAACTTTTGGAAGACCTTGAAAAACTGCGGACCGAAGTTCAGAAGAATCAGGACATTCTCAAAAAAGTGGAGCTGAGTCTTGTAAAACTCAACGAAGATTCCCAGAGAAGACAATTGACTTCCGAAGAAAAGGAAAGCCTTCCCAAACTCACCGCAATTAAATTAAAATATTCAGGAATTCTAAACAACTTACTCGGGCAGGAACAATCCATGATCATGGGTTTTGAGCCCGACAAGGATTCTTACGTCGAGGTGGAACAGGAAATTTTTCCTGGAGTCGATATCTACCCCGGAAAAGGAAAAAATTTCAAAGTTCGACTGAAAGAAATCCCAGGACCTTCCTTTGTTTTTCTCGGAAATGACGGCAATCCTCAGATCACAAAGGTGAGACCAAAACGACTTGGTATTCTTCAGGAAGAAACGTAA
- a CDS encoding sulfite exporter TauE/SafE family protein gives MQSELFLTTLSIAFVHGITSSLHCLGMCGPFAGTLNLANQEQKYKTNLFYNLGRWISYSTLGAIFGILGSGLNLAGKLVSLHELAAVISGIFIIGFGLSLIQNGTPERSGFYQKILNRFAGPLLSSLKQGKNLPTTSMAFGMVTGLLPCAVLYPAFSLALATGSASSGWLVMSIFFLGTFPALFLFGVGFRNLLVKLPQGVIRYGGIIIVFVGISMIFFRLGHSHSEHEHSPNSHSMEEHSSSEKDHSHHH, from the coding sequence ATGCAGAGTGAACTGTTTTTGACAACTCTTTCGATCGCCTTTGTTCATGGAATTACGAGTTCGCTCCATTGTCTAGGGATGTGTGGTCCGTTTGCGGGAACCTTAAATCTCGCAAACCAGGAACAAAAATACAAAACGAACTTATTCTATAATTTAGGAAGATGGATCTCCTACTCCACGTTAGGCGCCATTTTCGGAATATTAGGTTCCGGTCTCAATCTTGCGGGAAAATTGGTATCACTTCACGAGTTGGCGGCGGTAATTTCCGGTATCTTTATCATCGGTTTCGGCCTCAGTCTCATCCAGAACGGAACGCCGGAGCGGTCCGGATTCTATCAGAAAATTTTAAATCGATTTGCGGGTCCGTTGCTTTCTTCTCTCAAACAGGGTAAAAATCTTCCCACAACTTCGATGGCATTCGGAATGGTGACCGGATTATTGCCTTGCGCGGTTTTGTATCCGGCGTTCAGTCTTGCCTTGGCGACCGGAAGCGCGAGTTCGGGTTGGCTCGTAATGTCGATCTTCTTTCTCGGAACCTTTCCTGCGCTCTTTTTGTTTGGAGTTGGTTTTCGAAATCTTCTCGTAAAATTACCGCAAGGTGTGATTCGTTATGGTGGAATCATCATCGTATTTGTCGGAATTTCGATGATTTTCTTTAGACTCGGACATTCACATTCAGAGCACGAACATTCTCCAAATTCCCACTCGATGGAAGAACATTCTTCTTCGGAAAAGGATCATTCTCACCATCATTAG
- a CDS encoding citrate synthase family protein, which yields MKPEPKKPFLSAFEAAQELGVEVETIYAYVSRGLLHSESSGTKDRSKRYRREEIERLLVQREEKQNPGKTARAALSFGQPVLESSISLIEENALYYRGRNVVDLSENLDFESVATFLWEMEASLGFQDEWPKIEGDCLKILPILSNRPLIDVCRILLGVSEYVDTKALLKNQEALSKSGTRIVRLLSLFASKAKRGSGSIAETLWNSWKQSNGGKKDSRSVRNFKKNSTLSNEDKKAIRLIDASLILSADHELNASSFTTRCVASTDASLYQAVIAGLAALSGNQHGLLTEKAIELIENASLRKNEERQFLTERLRMGEKIPGFGHPFYPNGDPRGKKLLELSESLFPKNKDLLFAKKIIHEASLLLGDYPTIDMGLAVVSRTLRLPKGAGLALFSIGRSAGWIAHAMEQYQTDQLIRPRARYTGPVPQK from the coding sequence ATGAAGCCCGAACCAAAGAAACCGTTTTTATCCGCTTTCGAAGCGGCCCAAGAACTCGGCGTGGAAGTCGAAACGATTTATGCCTATGTGAGCCGGGGGCTTTTACATTCCGAGTCGAGTGGAACCAAGGATCGGAGCAAACGTTATCGCAGAGAAGAAATCGAACGTCTTTTAGTACAAAGGGAGGAAAAGCAGAATCCAGGAAAAACGGCGAGGGCCGCATTGAGTTTCGGTCAACCCGTTTTGGAGTCTTCCATCAGCTTGATCGAGGAGAATGCGCTTTACTATCGCGGAAGAAACGTCGTTGATCTTTCCGAAAATTTAGATTTTGAATCTGTCGCGACTTTCCTTTGGGAGATGGAAGCCTCTCTTGGTTTCCAAGATGAGTGGCCGAAGATCGAAGGGGATTGTCTAAAAATTCTTCCGATTCTTTCCAACCGACCCTTGATCGATGTCTGCAGAATTCTTCTTGGTGTTTCCGAATACGTGGATACAAAAGCTCTTTTAAAAAATCAGGAAGCTTTGAGTAAGAGTGGAACTCGGATTGTCCGATTGTTGTCTCTTTTCGCATCCAAAGCAAAACGAGGAAGTGGTTCCATCGCTGAGACACTTTGGAATTCTTGGAAGCAATCGAACGGTGGAAAGAAGGACAGTAGGTCCGTTCGGAATTTCAAAAAGAATTCAACTCTTTCAAACGAGGACAAAAAGGCGATTCGTTTGATCGACGCTTCTTTGATCCTTTCCGCTGATCACGAGCTCAACGCTTCTTCGTTTACGACACGTTGTGTCGCTTCGACGGACGCGAGCCTTTATCAGGCTGTGATCGCGGGACTCGCCGCTCTTTCGGGAAATCAACACGGCCTATTGACGGAAAAAGCGATCGAGCTGATTGAAAACGCCAGCCTCCGAAAAAATGAAGAACGACAGTTTCTCACCGAACGTTTGCGTATGGGGGAAAAAATTCCGGGGTTTGGGCACCCATTCTATCCGAACGGGGATCCCAGAGGTAAAAAATTATTGGAATTGTCAGAAAGTTTATTTCCGAAAAATAAGGATCTTCTATTTGCAAAAAAGATAATACACGAAGCGAGTTTACTTTTGGGCGATTATCCGACGATCGATATGGGACTAGCCGTTGTAAGCCGTACATTGAGGCTACCGAAAGGCGCCGGTCTTGCTCTATTTTCGATCGGAAGAAGCGCAGGATGGATCGCGCACGCGATGGAGCAATATCAAACCGATCAATTGATTCGACCGAGGGCGCGTTACACGGGGCCAGTTCCTCAAAAATAG
- the xerD gene encoding site-specific tyrosine recombinase XerD, with product MTSSHNNLLQNFQEYLSVEKGLSDNSIYSYGYDLNKFKNFLEKEHIDFLEVQANDIMRFLNEEKDRKISSKTIAREVVAIRQFYKFLKDEKKLDTNPTEKIETPEVMRSIPDYLTQEEIEELFATIREDNLYELRDKCIFELLYSSGLRISEACNLKLTDMDLEGMTLTVEGKGGRQRLVPFGEKSLDILNRYLKQSRPFILKARNCEYLFVSKKGSYINRKSVWRLLNHYIKRTTIAKKVTPHTLRHSFATHLLENHADLKSVQELLGHIDISTTQIYTHMANKTLKEVHKKFHPRG from the coding sequence GTGACATCTTCACATAACAACCTACTTCAAAATTTCCAGGAATATCTCTCCGTAGAAAAAGGATTAAGCGACAACTCGATCTACTCCTATGGTTACGATTTGAATAAGTTTAAGAACTTTCTGGAAAAGGAACATATTGATTTCCTTGAAGTTCAGGCGAATGACATCATGCGGTTCTTAAACGAAGAAAAGGATCGAAAGATCAGTTCCAAGACGATCGCAAGAGAAGTGGTTGCGATCCGACAGTTTTACAAGTTCTTAAAGGACGAAAAAAAACTCGACACCAACCCGACTGAAAAAATCGAAACTCCCGAAGTGATGCGAAGTATTCCTGATTATCTGACTCAGGAAGAAATCGAAGAGCTTTTTGCTACGATCCGGGAAGACAATCTCTACGAACTTCGGGACAAATGCATTTTCGAATTACTCTATTCTTCCGGTCTTCGAATATCGGAAGCTTGCAATTTGAAACTTACGGATATGGATCTTGAAGGAATGACCCTCACAGTGGAAGGGAAGGGCGGTCGCCAAAGGCTTGTTCCATTCGGTGAAAAATCCTTGGACATTCTGAATCGTTATCTAAAACAAAGTCGTCCTTTTATCTTAAAGGCGAGAAACTGCGAATACCTATTCGTCTCCAAGAAGGGTTCGTATATCAATCGTAAGTCGGTTTGGAGACTTCTCAATCACTACATCAAACGTACAACCATCGCGAAAAAAGTAACTCCTCATACACTGAGACACTCTTTTGCGACACACCTTTTGGAGAATCACGCAGACCTCAAATCCGTTCAGGAACTTTTGGGTCACATCGATATATCTACCACTCAGATTTATACGCATATGGCGAATAAGACTCTGAAAGAAGTTCATAAAAAATTCCATCCAAGAGGATAA
- a CDS encoding DUF1564 domain-containing protein, which translates to MGVLLIKTDHSLESILQEDRMNVATLLIPDSTLFLYSETERRILPKRLPDLLRRYAKFLTASSRLGTNAGTILYQNSSGSTKMKRMNVRVSTGSWALLGALAHAHGVSRCYLFNYMLWLDRVEVGDSIVRTMNEGGPTFHRNYSYILHLDLLNNKISRSLKCAPEDAFYVLDYRDWFPS; encoded by the coding sequence ATGGGCGTGTTATTAATCAAAACGGATCATTCTCTCGAATCCATTCTTCAAGAAGACCGAATGAACGTCGCAACTCTCTTGATACCGGATTCGACCTTATTTCTTTATTCAGAAACAGAAAGGCGGATTCTTCCCAAAAGATTACCGGACCTTCTAAGACGTTACGCGAAATTTTTGACCGCGAGTTCAAGATTGGGAACGAATGCCGGCACCATTTTATACCAAAATAGTTCCGGTTCGACAAAAATGAAACGAATGAACGTCCGGGTGAGCACGGGTAGTTGGGCATTGCTGGGAGCACTTGCACATGCCCACGGAGTGTCTCGTTGTTATCTTTTTAACTATATGCTGTGGTTGGATCGAGTGGAAGTCGGAGATTCTATCGTGAGAACGATGAATGAGGGAGGTCCTACGTTTCATCGGAATTACAGTTATATCCTCCACCTCGATCTTCTGAATAATAAGATTTCACGTTCCCTCAAATGTGCCCCGGAGGACGCTTTCTACGTTCTGGATTATCGAGACTGGTTTCCTTCCTAA
- a CDS encoding ATP-binding protein, with the protein MDSGKKKEFENLFRLQIPSHPRYLSIIRSLVYNLAFENGFTASDSADLKLAVGECLLNVIKHSYGGKKNLPIFLEIGLFDNRMEIRIRDFGSQKNLSEIRGYEPNDYREEGIGLYLVKKLTDHFYLDQSLPEGNRLILTKLK; encoded by the coding sequence ATGGACTCGGGTAAAAAAAAAGAATTTGAGAATCTGTTTCGACTTCAGATTCCCTCTCATCCCCGATATCTTTCAATTATCCGAAGTTTAGTTTATAATCTAGCCTTTGAGAACGGCTTTACGGCGAGCGACTCGGCGGATCTAAAACTTGCAGTCGGCGAATGTCTCTTGAATGTCATCAAACATTCCTATGGCGGAAAAAAAAATCTTCCGATCTTTTTAGAAATCGGTCTCTTCGACAATCGAATGGAAATTCGAATTCGCGACTTCGGGAGTCAGAAAAATCTTTCCGAAATCAGAGGTTATGAACCCAATGATTATCGGGAGGAAGGAATCGGTCTTTATCTCGTAAAAAAACTTACGGATCATTTTTATCTCGACCAATCCCTGCCGGAGGGAAACAGGCTGATTCTTACAAAACTAAAATGA
- a CDS encoding citrate synthase/methylcitrate synthase → MNANAVNMFGENKYSPGLEGIPAVKTRISKVDGINGKLVIAGYPIEEFAEKIDFEETFFLLLEDKLPNAEQKKRIVDDLINARRFSPVQRKILESSVSENASIIECLRIGAASLSLGKPFTTSEEESYAVVSTLPLIVAWVYRLKKGLNPILPNRELSLAANFLFMLGISPSPKKIKALNTYWNTVADHGLNASTFTARVIASTQSDLISAATGAIGALKGPLHGGAPGPALAMVFEIGNSNSAEQYLRNKIETGDRLMGFGHRIYKVRDPRADVLAEAAKELYELPELKSFYELAMDVEKTALRLLKEYKPDRTLHTNVEFYTALLLHGLDLPTDLFTPVFAIGRAAGWMAHCLEQKKERILRPDAIYIGMENRHWR, encoded by the coding sequence ATGAACGCAAACGCAGTAAATATGTTCGGAGAAAATAAATACAGCCCTGGCCTAGAGGGAATACCGGCGGTCAAAACTAGAATTTCAAAAGTCGATGGAATCAACGGTAAACTTGTGATCGCAGGTTATCCGATCGAGGAGTTCGCGGAAAAAATCGATTTTGAAGAAACGTTCTTTCTTCTCTTAGAAGACAAACTTCCGAACGCCGAACAAAAAAAAAGGATCGTAGATGACCTGATTAACGCGAGAAGATTTTCTCCAGTTCAAAGAAAGATCTTAGAAAGCTCCGTTTCCGAAAACGCCTCCATCATAGAATGTCTCAGAATCGGAGCCGCATCTTTATCCTTAGGAAAACCTTTCACTACAAGTGAAGAGGAAAGTTATGCGGTCGTTTCTACCTTACCATTAATCGTTGCCTGGGTATATCGTCTCAAGAAAGGATTGAACCCGATTCTTCCCAATCGAGAACTCAGTCTCGCCGCAAATTTTTTATTTATGCTGGGAATTTCTCCGAGTCCGAAGAAGATCAAAGCCTTAAACACCTATTGGAACACTGTGGCCGATCACGGACTCAACGCATCCACATTCACTGCAAGAGTGATCGCCTCCACTCAGTCCGATCTAATTTCCGCGGCAACCGGAGCCATCGGAGCATTAAAAGGGCCGCTTCATGGCGGAGCCCCCGGACCGGCTCTGGCTATGGTTTTTGAAATCGGAAACTCAAACTCGGCGGAACAATATCTCAGAAACAAAATCGAAACGGGAGATAGACTGATGGGTTTTGGGCATCGAATCTATAAAGTTCGGGATCCAAGAGCGGATGTTCTGGCCGAGGCGGCAAAAGAACTCTACGAGCTCCCCGAATTAAAGAGTTTTTACGAACTTGCCATGGATGTGGAAAAAACCGCGCTTCGTTTATTAAAAGAATACAAACCGGATCGAACCCTCCACACAAATGTGGAATTTTACACCGCGCTCTTATTGCACGGACTGGATTTACCGACGGATCTATTCACACCGGTATTCGCAATCGGAAGAGCGGCCGGTTGGATGGCTCATTGTTTGGAACAAAAGAAAGAAAGAATTCTTAGACCGGATGCGATCTATATCGGAATGGAAAACCGACATTGGAGATGA
- a CDS encoding LA_2486 family SGNH/GDSL-type esterase, with product MKSILYFKTIFLIVVLVLLGEIFLRLFPPVGLIYRLRDKQVHCIEEWEIPEILLCKNSDTILPHPAGFTFRVRVNEIGERIVSEEKSTPKTKPEIWLMGDSIAYGFGQNDEETIAWKLQEALKSKGIQVRNLGVDSLGTGGIQRRMERTLGCEDTSSENGCRRPKAAFWIYHPSDLQDVHREFYLRNSLMGRMFFRGSVFLSRYSAIYNYSKIQSENRRLEKLRALGPELIPETLSDYPDDHPSFQEMKKFFEACKKEKIALTVLLYPNGTHSLTPLPSTPLLDQVAEIAKMDGIPVLDTRPDFLKQYNEKKTDFYLKNDGHPNAIAAELITKRILEEIE from the coding sequence ATGAAATCCATTCTGTATTTCAAAACGATTTTTCTTATTGTCGTCTTGGTATTGTTAGGCGAAATTTTTTTGAGATTGTTTCCTCCTGTAGGATTGATCTACAGACTCAGAGACAAACAAGTTCATTGTATAGAAGAATGGGAAATTCCGGAGATTCTTCTCTGTAAAAATTCGGACACGATTCTTCCCCACCCTGCGGGTTTTACCTTTCGAGTTCGTGTGAACGAAATCGGAGAAAGAATCGTCTCGGAAGAAAAATCAACCCCCAAAACCAAGCCAGAAATCTGGCTGATGGGCGACTCCATTGCTTACGGCTTCGGTCAAAACGACGAAGAGACGATTGCCTGGAAATTACAGGAGGCTTTGAAATCGAAGGGGATTCAGGTCCGAAATTTAGGCGTCGATTCTCTAGGAACCGGAGGAATTCAAAGAAGAATGGAGAGGACTTTGGGTTGCGAAGACACGTCCTCTGAAAACGGCTGTCGTCGTCCAAAAGCGGCCTTTTGGATCTACCATCCGTCCGATTTGCAGGATGTTCATCGAGAATTCTATCTTCGCAATTCTCTTATGGGAAGGATGTTTTTCAGAGGTTCTGTCTTCTTATCGAGATACAGCGCTATCTACAATTATTCTAAGATCCAAAGCGAGAATAGGAGACTCGAGAAGTTACGTGCGCTTGGTCCGGAGCTCATTCCGGAAACTCTCTCCGATTATCCAGACGATCATCCTTCGTTTCAGGAAATGAAAAAGTTTTTCGAGGCTTGTAAAAAGGAAAAGATTGCTCTAACGGTTTTATTGTATCCGAATGGGACTCATTCGCTCACACCTCTTCCCTCCACCCCTCTTTTGGATCAAGTTGCCGAGATCGCAAAAATGGATGGGATTCCGGTTTTGGACACAAGACCCGATTTTTTAAAACAATACAACGAGAAGAAGACGGACTTCTATTTAAAGAATGATGGGCATCCGAACGCGATCGCGGCAGAGCTGATTACAAAGAGAATCTTAGAGGAAATCGAATAA